One genomic window of Vibrio ziniensis includes the following:
- a CDS encoding DNA-binding domain-containing protein produces MNVGLAQLQATFAQALRYQAQGSACDIKSGRLSADDRLQIYRNNFVMSLTEVLQATYPMLLAVLGEECFGAIARHHILSYPLKQGNVSGYGEHFNRTIEKCPNVTRAAPYALELAIFEWQLDRGQQIFAETERTNVRPLSDLERLTDDQQNRVVLHLYPWVSLFKSHFALFDLQQAIRQQNFDELELMKPQSGMMSCDVENGIPWVITLSEHQFEFMQSMLKQTTLEDLNQQQLAEIPKLAALQVIAGFTLKNV; encoded by the coding sequence ATGAACGTTGGATTAGCCCAACTACAGGCCACCTTTGCCCAAGCATTACGTTACCAAGCCCAAGGAAGCGCTTGCGATATTAAAAGTGGGCGATTGAGTGCGGACGACAGGCTACAGATATACCGCAATAACTTTGTGATGAGTTTGACAGAGGTGCTGCAAGCTACCTACCCGATGCTTCTGGCAGTGTTGGGTGAAGAGTGTTTCGGTGCTATTGCCCGCCACCACATACTTTCGTATCCACTCAAGCAAGGCAACGTCAGTGGTTATGGCGAGCATTTCAATCGAACTATAGAGAAATGTCCTAATGTGACAAGGGCGGCACCTTATGCGCTTGAATTAGCAATATTTGAGTGGCAACTGGATAGAGGACAGCAAATCTTTGCTGAGACGGAAAGAACCAATGTGAGACCGCTATCCGATCTCGAGCGTTTAACGGATGATCAACAGAATAGGGTTGTTCTTCATCTCTACCCTTGGGTCTCGCTGTTTAAATCCCACTTTGCTCTATTTGATTTACAACAGGCGATTCGTCAGCAAAACTTTGATGAACTTGAGCTAATGAAGCCTCAGTCAGGTATGATGAGTTGTGATGTAGAAAATGGAATCCCTTGGGTGATAACGTTAAGTGAGCATCAGTTTGAATTTATGCAGTCAATGCTCAAACAGACAACTCTCGAAGATTTGAACCAACAACAACTTGCTGAAATACCCAAATTGGCCGCACTGCAAGTGATTGCTGGCTTCACGTTGAAGAATGTCTAA
- a CDS encoding DUF692 domain-containing protein: MLHSQVGVGLRAPHISYFAQQEPQVSWLEIHSENYFSPYSITRKQLRQIRSYYQISCHGVGLSLGSVQSINTNQLQQLKSLVDDIQPLFVSDHLSWSENGGHYFNDLLPLPYTEEALNVFCRNVLAVQDAIKRPILIENPSSYLQFNHSTISEWEFLAQVQQRTECRLLLDLNNVHVSAFNHGFSCQSYIDAIPAHAVDEIHLAGFSINTLPQGEIWIDTHSKPVSAEVWQLYQNWCERHGSRRTLIEWDLDIPPVDVLLAEARKASEILTNFDMMARKAS, encoded by the coding sequence ATGCTGCATAGCCAAGTAGGTGTCGGATTACGCGCTCCCCATATCAGCTATTTTGCCCAGCAAGAGCCACAAGTGAGCTGGTTAGAAATTCATAGCGAAAACTACTTTTCTCCCTATTCGATTACCCGTAAACAGCTGCGACAAATTCGTAGTTACTATCAGATTAGCTGTCACGGCGTTGGTCTTTCGTTAGGTTCTGTACAGAGCATCAATACCAACCAATTGCAGCAACTTAAGTCATTAGTCGACGACATTCAGCCTCTTTTTGTTTCAGACCACTTAAGTTGGAGTGAAAATGGCGGACACTATTTCAATGACTTATTACCCCTTCCCTATACCGAAGAAGCGTTGAATGTCTTTTGCCGTAACGTACTTGCCGTTCAGGACGCCATTAAACGTCCGATATTGATTGAAAACCCTTCCAGCTATTTGCAGTTTAATCATTCCACCATTTCAGAATGGGAGTTTCTGGCTCAAGTTCAACAACGCACGGAATGTCGCTTGTTGCTAGATTTAAACAATGTACATGTTTCTGCTTTCAATCATGGTTTTAGTTGTCAAAGCTACATTGATGCTATTCCCGCACATGCAGTTGACGAAATTCACCTTGCGGGATTCTCAATCAACACGCTTCCCCAAGGCGAAATATGGATAGATACCCACAGCAAACCAGTATCTGCTGAAGTCTGGCAACTCTATCAAAACTGGTGTGAAAGACATGGCAGCCGAAGAACACTGATTGAATGGGATTTAGATATCCCACCTGTTGACGTTTTACTGGCAGAAGCGCGTAAAGCCAGCGAGATACTGACAAACTTCGACATGATGGCGAGGAAAGCATCATGA
- a CDS encoding DUF2282 domain-containing protein encodes MKKSNLAVAAAVTGLLVVGGTMLTATSAVAADQEKCYGVAKAGQNDCATKMSSCAGTSKKDAQKDAFVVVPKGLCGKLSGGSTMSS; translated from the coding sequence ATGAAAAAATCAAATTTAGCGGTAGCGGCAGCAGTAACAGGCTTACTTGTAGTCGGCGGAACCATGCTAACAGCAACATCAGCGGTCGCAGCAGATCAGGAAAAATGCTACGGCGTGGCTAAAGCGGGTCAAAACGACTGCGCGACTAAAATGAGTTCATGCGCAGGTACTTCTAAAAAAGATGCTCAGAAAGACGCCTTCGTTGTCGTACCTAAAGGTTTGTGCGGCAAACTTTCCGGCGGAAGTACTATGTCGTCTTAA